The Raphanus sativus cultivar WK10039 chromosome 2, ASM80110v3, whole genome shotgun sequence genome includes a region encoding these proteins:
- the LOC108832687 gene encoding uncharacterized protein LOC108832687: MQLIWRLFTLAGSLWVSWVQHYLLWDSSFWDAKEDGKGSWIWRKLLKLRDIAFPYMKAVVNSGADVFFWFDNWLDQGKLIDITGAAGTILFGVPRNARISDIMTEGRWNIRGCHNRSWPTLHRQILDTPVPCPEAGLDVRLWRHSDSQYKATFSASETWQQRRLKRETVPWSKVVWFSQGIPRYCFITWLTVKNRLSTGDRMRSWGVQQHCPLCGEPDESRDHLFFACPFSYTVWDNVAGRLLGQRMNPDWSTTLCALHSSRFAPMDWVLVRLVFQMTIYHVWKERNGRRHQKPWASAAQVTRSIDKMMRNRISSRRYGARHKLTGLLRRWFEVAP, from the coding sequence ATGCAGCTTATCTGGCGTTTGTTTACACTAGCAGGGTCGCTATGGGTTTCTTGGGTCCAGCATTATCTACTCTGGGATAGCTCATTCTGGGATGCAAAGGAGGATGGTAAAGGCTCTTGGATTTGGAGGAAACTACTAAAGCTCAGGGACATTGCTTTTCCTTATATGAAAGCTGTTGTTAACAGTGGTGCTGATGTCTTTTTCTGGTTTGACAACTGGCTCGATCAGGGGAAGCTTATTGATATCACTGGAGCTGCAGGTACTATCCTCTTCGGAGTTCCCCGCAATGCAAGGATCAGTGACATCATGACAGAGGGCAGATGGAACATCAGAGGCTGCCACAATAGAAGCTGGCCAACACTTCATCGTCAGATATTGGACACTCCTGTTCCTTGTCCTGAAGCAGGCTTGGATGTGAGGCTATGGAGACATTCAGACAGTCAGTACAAGGCTACTTTTTCCGCTTCAGAAACTTGGCAGCAGCGTAGACTCAAGCGGGAGACAGTACCCTGGAGCAAGGTCGTGTGGTTCTCTCAGGGGATACCTCGGTACTGCTTCATTACTTGGCTGACTGTAAAGAACCGTCTCTCCACCGGTGACAGAATGCGAAGTTGGGGTGTGCAACAACACTGTCCCCTATGTGGGGAACCAGATGAATCGAGAGATCATCTCTTTTTTGCGTGTCCTTTTAGTTACACGGTTTGGGATAATGTGGCTGGTCGTCTTCTAGGCCAGAGAATGAACCCTGACTGGTCTACGACCCTTTGTGCTCTGCATAGTTCTCGATTTGCTCCTATGGACTGGGTTTTGGTTAGACTGGTCTTTCAGATGACTATCTATCATGTCTGGAAGGAGCGCAATGGAAGAAGGCATCAGAAACCTTGGGCATCAGCAGCTCAAGTTACTCGCTCCATAGACAAGATGATGAGGAACCGAATCTCATCCCGCAGATACGGGGCTAGACACAAGCTGACAGGTCTACTGCGCAGATGGTTCGAAGTAGCTCCTTaa